The following proteins are encoded in a genomic region of Gouania willdenowi chromosome 6, fGouWil2.1, whole genome shotgun sequence:
- the LOC114465799 gene encoding small integral membrane protein 30: protein MAPKVEQLTVCWLLLLCLVRPAEAYDAGDALALLLCSVLTGVGFCAFLGWYARRRNEQL, encoded by the coding sequence ATGGCTCCTAAAGTTGAACAGTTGACGGTCTGCTGGCTACTGTTGCTGTGCCTCGTCAGACCGGCGGAGGCTTACGACGCGGGAGACGCGCTGGCTTTGCTGCTGTGCTCCGTCCTCACCGGGGTGGGGTTCTGCGCTTTCCTCGGATGGTACGCACGGAGGCGGAATGAGCAGCTGTGA